One window of the Streptomyces sp. NBC_00259 genome contains the following:
- a CDS encoding fumarate reductase/succinate dehydrogenase flavoprotein subunit codes for MTELERQQWDVVVVGAGGAGLRAAIEARERGARTAVICKSLFGKAHTVMAEGGIAASMANVNSHDNWQVHFRDTMRGGKFLNQWRMAELHAQEAPDRVWELETWGALFDRTKDGKISQRNFGGHEYPRLAHVGDRTGLELIRTLQQKIVALQQEDKREFGDYEARLKVFQECTVTRVLKEQGSKDGDRVSGAFCYERESGRFFVLEAPAVVLATGGIGKSFKVTSNSWEYTGDGHALALLAGAPLINMEFVQFHPTGMVWPPSVKGILVTESVRGDGGVLRNSDGKRFMFDYIPDVFKEKYAETEAEGDRWYEDPDNNRRPPELLPRDEVARAINSEVKAGRGSPHGGVFLDVSTRMPAEVIKRRLPSMYHQFKELADVDITAEAMEVGPTCHYVMGGIAVDSDTASAVGVPGLFAAGEVAGGMHGSNRLGGNSLSDLLVFGRRAGLHAAEYSAGLAGERPLIDEVQIDAAAAEALRPFSAESPEPGAAPENPYTLHQELQQTMNDLVGIIRREAEMAQALKKLGDLRARARRAGVEGHRQFNPGWHLALDLRNMLLVSECIARSALERTESRGGHTREDFPTMEREWRRINLLCRLADRALAFGLGDSGGPAPTDPVRGQIDLARKTTEPIRHDLLALFEKEELVKYLAEEELYE; via the coding sequence ATGACTGAGCTCGAACGGCAGCAGTGGGATGTTGTCGTCGTGGGCGCGGGCGGCGCGGGACTGCGGGCCGCCATCGAGGCGCGTGAGCGGGGCGCCCGTACGGCCGTGATCTGCAAGTCGCTCTTCGGCAAGGCCCACACGGTGATGGCCGAGGGCGGAATCGCCGCCTCCATGGCGAATGTGAACTCCCACGACAACTGGCAGGTCCACTTCCGCGACACGATGCGCGGCGGGAAGTTCCTCAACCAGTGGCGGATGGCGGAGCTGCACGCCCAGGAGGCACCCGACCGGGTCTGGGAACTGGAGACCTGGGGTGCGCTCTTCGACCGCACCAAGGACGGGAAGATCTCCCAGCGCAACTTCGGCGGCCATGAGTATCCGCGGCTGGCACACGTCGGCGACCGGACGGGCCTGGAGCTGATCCGGACCCTCCAGCAGAAGATCGTCGCACTGCAGCAGGAGGACAAGCGCGAGTTCGGCGACTACGAGGCACGACTGAAGGTCTTCCAGGAGTGCACGGTGACCCGTGTCCTCAAGGAACAGGGCTCCAAGGACGGCGACCGCGTCTCTGGCGCCTTCTGCTACGAGCGCGAGTCCGGGCGCTTCTTCGTCCTGGAGGCGCCCGCGGTCGTCCTCGCCACCGGCGGCATCGGCAAGTCCTTCAAGGTGACGTCCAACTCCTGGGAGTACACGGGCGACGGGCACGCTCTGGCGCTGCTCGCCGGGGCACCGCTGATCAACATGGAGTTCGTGCAGTTCCATCCGACCGGCATGGTCTGGCCGCCGTCCGTGAAGGGCATTCTCGTCACCGAGTCGGTGCGCGGCGACGGAGGGGTGCTGCGCAACTCCGACGGCAAGCGGTTCATGTTCGACTACATCCCGGACGTCTTCAAGGAGAAGTACGCCGAGACGGAGGCGGAGGGCGACCGCTGGTACGAGGACCCGGACAACAACCGGCGTCCTCCCGAGCTGCTGCCCCGTGACGAGGTCGCCCGGGCGATCAACTCCGAGGTGAAGGCCGGCCGGGGCTCGCCGCACGGCGGGGTGTTCCTCGATGTGTCGACCCGGATGCCGGCCGAGGTGATCAAGCGCCGACTGCCGTCCATGTACCACCAGTTCAAGGAGCTGGCGGACGTGGACATCACGGCGGAGGCGATGGAGGTCGGACCGACCTGCCACTACGTGATGGGTGGCATCGCGGTCGACTCGGACACCGCCTCCGCGGTCGGCGTCCCCGGCCTGTTCGCCGCGGGCGAGGTCGCCGGCGGTATGCACGGCTCCAACCGGCTCGGCGGCAACTCTCTCTCCGATCTGCTCGTCTTCGGGCGGCGCGCCGGTCTGCACGCCGCCGAGTACTCCGCGGGGCTCGCCGGTGAACGGCCCCTCATCGACGAGGTCCAGATCGACGCGGCCGCGGCGGAGGCACTGCGTCCGTTCAGCGCGGAGTCTCCCGAACCCGGCGCGGCTCCGGAGAATCCGTACACCCTGCACCAGGAACTCCAGCAGACGATGAACGACCTGGTCGGCATCATCCGGCGGGAGGCCGAGATGGCGCAGGCCCTGAAGAAGCTCGGCGACCTCCGGGCCCGGGCCCGGCGGGCGGGAGTCGAGGGCCACCGGCAGTTCAACCCGGGCTGGCATCTCGCCCTCGACCTGCGGAACATGCTGCTGGTCAGCGAGTGCATCGCCCGCTCGGCCCTGGAGCGCACCGAGAGCCGCGGCGGCCACACCCGCGAGGACTTTCCCACCATGGAACGCGAGTGGCGCCGCATCAATCTGCTGTGCCGGCTCGCCGACCGCGCCCTGGCCTTCGGTCTCGGGGACTCGGGCGGACCCGCGCCGACCGACCCCGTGCGCGGCCAGATCGACCTCGCACGCAAGACCACCGAACCCATCCGCCACGACCTGCTCGCTCTCTTCGAGAAGGAGGAGCTGGTCAAGTACCTCGCCGAAGAGGAGCTGTACGAATGA
- a CDS encoding ABC transporter permease, giving the protein MTSPIEIEDEKASVALDKDTAAKNVGADGKSLTGRSPGQLMWARFKRDRTGVISACVVLFFFAVAALAPVISAVYGKNPYTLYAQEPDYPFLLDDFAMPNGPFGGVSSDFWFGVEPNLGRDVFTMLLYGMRTSLFMALVLTFLCVLTGVIIGMIGGYFGGRVDYWLGRITDFFLSFPNQLFFIAFMPIVTALFVSPTDETPTYLRAVAIILVSWFLGWMGMARLVRSSVLSLREREFVEAAKVSGASRGRIVRKEVLPNIVTPILVQGTYMLPSAILNIAFLSYVGVGFVEPTPDWGRMFAIGAKLYEQDPAFMVFPGVAMVVFVLAFNLLGDSVRDAFDPKTGR; this is encoded by the coding sequence ATGACCAGTCCAATTGAGATCGAGGACGAGAAGGCCTCTGTCGCCTTGGACAAAGACACCGCGGCGAAGAACGTCGGCGCGGACGGCAAATCCCTCACCGGCCGATCGCCCGGCCAGCTGATGTGGGCGCGCTTCAAGCGCGACCGTACGGGCGTGATCTCCGCCTGTGTGGTGCTCTTCTTCTTCGCCGTCGCCGCGCTCGCCCCGGTGATCTCGGCCGTGTACGGCAAGAATCCCTACACGCTGTACGCGCAGGAGCCGGACTACCCGTTCCTCCTCGACGACTTCGCGATGCCCAACGGTCCCTTCGGCGGTGTCTCGAGCGACTTCTGGTTCGGCGTCGAGCCCAACCTGGGCCGCGACGTGTTCACGATGCTGCTCTACGGCATGCGCACCTCGCTCTTCATGGCGCTGGTCCTGACGTTCCTCTGCGTGCTGACCGGCGTGATCATCGGCATGATCGGTGGCTACTTCGGCGGGCGGGTCGACTACTGGCTGGGCAGGATCACGGACTTCTTCCTGTCCTTCCCCAACCAGCTGTTCTTCATCGCGTTCATGCCCATCGTGACCGCGCTGTTCGTCTCCCCGACGGATGAGACGCCGACGTACCTGCGTGCGGTTGCGATCATCCTGGTGTCGTGGTTCCTCGGCTGGATGGGCATGGCCCGTCTGGTGCGCAGTTCGGTACTGTCCCTGCGCGAGCGTGAGTTCGTCGAGGCGGCCAAGGTCTCGGGCGCCTCCCGGGGCAGGATCGTGCGCAAGGAGGTCCTGCCGAACATCGTCACGCCGATCCTGGTGCAGGGCACCTACATGCTGCCCAGCGCCATCCTCAACATCGCGTTCCTCTCCTACGTGGGTGTCGGTTTCGTCGAGCCCACCCCCGACTGGGGCCGCATGTTCGCCATCGGCGCCAAGCTCTACGAGCAGGACCCGGCCTTCATGGTCTTCCCAGGTGTCGCGATGGTCGTCTTCGTCCTCGCCTTCAACCTCCTGGGTGACTCGGTCCGCGACGCGTTCGACCCCAAGACCGGACGGTGA
- a CDS encoding ABC transporter permease yields MLQFLIRRLTGAVVIMFLIGAFTFFLFYTIPQDFAALSCGKNCSPENLAVIRENLGLDKPIFAQFWDFMAGIVTGRDFPVGHCDAPCLGVSFHTGDFVWDSIIDRFPLTLSLTVGGLVIFLVLGLGSGLLAAWKRGTPLDKAVSGASMVLSSFQIYFLGPIVLGIFVYSTGWLESPKYVPFTDDPAGWFMGLVIPWAVMATIFTAQYTRMARSTMIEQLQEEHVRTARAKGMRQRYVFFRYAWRGSLTPIVTILGMDLSGLLAGAVVTEFTFDLAGIGRLAVDSSLSKDLPQTMGVMLFGAFFILLLNILVDLAYAYIDPRVRLA; encoded by the coding sequence ATGCTTCAGTTCCTCATTCGCAGGCTGACCGGCGCCGTCGTCATCATGTTCCTGATCGGCGCGTTCACGTTCTTCCTGTTCTACACAATCCCCCAGGACTTCGCCGCGCTCTCCTGCGGCAAGAACTGCAGCCCGGAGAACCTCGCGGTGATCCGGGAGAACCTCGGCCTCGACAAGCCGATCTTCGCGCAGTTCTGGGACTTCATGGCCGGAATCGTGACCGGCCGGGACTTCCCCGTCGGACACTGCGACGCTCCCTGCCTCGGGGTCTCCTTCCACACCGGCGACTTCGTGTGGGACTCCATCATCGACCGCTTCCCGCTGACGCTCTCGCTGACCGTCGGTGGTCTGGTCATCTTCCTGGTGCTGGGTCTCGGCTCGGGTCTGCTCGCCGCCTGGAAGCGCGGCACCCCGCTCGACAAGGCCGTCAGTGGCGCCTCCATGGTTCTCAGCTCGTTCCAGATCTACTTCCTGGGGCCGATCGTTCTTGGCATCTTCGTCTACAGCACAGGCTGGCTGGAGAGCCCCAAGTACGTTCCGTTCACGGACGATCCGGCCGGCTGGTTCATGGGTCTGGTGATCCCCTGGGCCGTCATGGCGACGATCTTCACCGCCCAGTACACGCGTATGGCGCGCTCCACCATGATCGAGCAGCTCCAGGAGGAGCATGTCCGCACCGCGCGCGCCAAGGGCATGCGCCAGCGGTACGTCTTCTTCCGCTACGCCTGGCGCGGCTCGCTCACCCCGATCGTGACGATCCTCGGTATGGACCTCAGTGGCCTGCTCGCAGGCGCGGTGGTCACCGAGTTCACCTTCGACCTGGCGGGCATCGGCCGTCTCGCGGTGGATTCGTCGCTGAGCAAGGACCTGCCGCAGACGATGGGCGTGATGCTGTTCGGAGCCTTCTTCATCCTGCTCCTGAACATCCTCGTGGACCTCGCCTACGCCTACATCGACCCGCGCGTGCGCCTCGCCTAG
- a CDS encoding ABC transporter family substrate-binding protein has protein sequence MSNVDAPSGRTCSRTPCFRTTRLRTSVALLTSGVLVLPVLAGCTSEETGTEAVVVPMDIGHAARNKIEQGGTLRWAVDAVPATLNTFQADADVATSRIAGAVLPSLFRLDERGRPQHNPDYLESAEIVDREPRQVVLYKLNQEAVWTDGREIGAADFLAQWRALSGKDSAYWTARNAGYDRIEKIERGKSDLEVRVTFAKPYADWRSLFTPLYPKETMGSPAAFNDGARSELAQTAGPFTLQSVDREEDTATLVRNPRWWGEPAKLDSLVLRAVPRDRRAAALATGAVDLAEIDRSVADRIAVASRETGNQNGDSGPGTALEDSGEEQEQEQAEEQGEEQAQAQDEDELLAGERNDAGFARFASEQTALRGFVVRKSLEPAYTQLALNGESGPLADERVRRAVARALDREELAEAVLKPLGLPAEPVGSHLALAGQPAYVDSSGALGDQDTQEAQALLADAGWTREGATAKQPGTKAGPEKSAAAGSPGVQSPSAGGPAASSPAAAGPAAKSSAPSGAVPSSPAVKSPAPGSPAASSPAAAGPAVKSPAPGGPAVGNGPRAGAPAHGAAGEGRSIAGDDKPGRDGLAGGEGDKAMPKAQKREGGVAGAYAPVGTRAPLAPKAPAGSKAPVAGPLGKDGKALTLRFVLPSGPGSEPLRTVGDRIRRMLDKIGIRTEITKVAEDSFFKDHIASGHYDLALYSWPASAYPATDARPIYAKPEPATDGSLLVEQNYTRVGTDRIDQLFDQALSELDEGAARELMKQADARIWAAAASIPLYQRPELVAAKRELVNAGAFGFSTPRYQDIGFVKAKAPAHGAGTNERD, from the coding sequence ATGTCCAATGTCGACGCCCCAAGCGGGAGGACATGCTCCCGTACACCTTGCTTCCGCACGACCCGCCTCCGGACGTCCGTCGCACTCCTGACCAGCGGTGTGCTCGTCCTGCCCGTGCTGGCCGGCTGCACCTCGGAGGAGACCGGCACCGAGGCCGTGGTGGTTCCCATGGACATCGGCCACGCCGCGCGCAACAAGATCGAGCAGGGGGGCACGCTGCGCTGGGCCGTCGACGCCGTACCCGCGACGCTCAACACCTTCCAGGCCGACGCCGACGTCGCCACCTCGCGCATCGCCGGAGCCGTGCTCCCCTCCCTCTTCCGCCTCGACGAGCGTGGGCGCCCCCAGCACAACCCCGACTATCTGGAATCGGCCGAGATCGTCGACCGCGAGCCCAGGCAGGTCGTCCTCTACAAGCTCAACCAGGAGGCGGTCTGGACCGACGGCCGGGAGATCGGCGCGGCCGACTTCCTCGCCCAGTGGCGGGCGCTGAGCGGCAAGGACTCGGCGTACTGGACCGCGCGCAACGCCGGCTACGACCGGATCGAGAAGATCGAACGCGGAAAGAGCGACCTGGAGGTCAGGGTCACCTTCGCCAAGCCGTACGCCGACTGGCGATCGCTGTTCACCCCGCTCTACCCGAAGGAGACGATGGGCAGCCCGGCCGCCTTCAACGACGGCGCCCGCTCGGAGCTGGCACAGACCGCCGGGCCCTTCACCCTCCAGAGCGTCGACCGCGAGGAGGACACCGCCACCCTGGTCCGCAATCCGCGCTGGTGGGGAGAGCCGGCCAAGCTCGACTCGCTCGTGCTCCGGGCCGTGCCGCGCGACCGGCGTGCCGCCGCGCTGGCCACGGGCGCGGTCGATCTGGCCGAGATCGACCGCAGCGTCGCGGACCGTATCGCCGTGGCCTCGCGGGAGACGGGAAACCAGAACGGGGACAGCGGTCCGGGCACCGCGCTGGAGGACTCCGGCGAGGAGCAGGAGCAGGAGCAGGCCGAAGAGCAGGGTGAGGAGCAGGCGCAGGCGCAGGACGAGGACGAGCTGCTCGCCGGTGAGCGGAACGACGCCGGCTTCGCGCGGTTCGCCAGTGAGCAGACGGCACTGCGCGGGTTCGTGGTCCGCAAGTCCCTGGAGCCCGCCTACACCCAGCTCGCGCTCAACGGTGAGTCCGGGCCGCTGGCGGACGAGCGGGTACGGCGTGCCGTGGCCAGGGCGCTGGACCGCGAGGAGCTCGCGGAGGCCGTGCTGAAGCCGCTCGGTCTGCCCGCCGAGCCGGTCGGCAGTCATCTCGCCCTCGCGGGGCAGCCGGCGTACGTCGACAGCAGCGGTGCGCTCGGCGATCAGGACACCCAGGAGGCCCAGGCGCTGCTCGCCGACGCGGGCTGGACCCGGGAGGGCGCCACCGCGAAGCAGCCCGGGACGAAGGCGGGGCCCGAGAAGAGTGCGGCGGCCGGCAGCCCCGGGGTACAGAGCCCGTCGGCCGGTGGCCCGGCCGCGAGCAGCCCGGCAGCCGCCGGACCGGCCGCGAAGAGTTCCGCGCCCAGCGGCGCGGTCCCGAGCAGCCCGGCCGTGAAGAGCCCCGCGCCGGGCAGCCCGGCCGCGAGCAGCCCGGCAGCCGCCGGACCAGCCGTGAAGAGCCCCGCCCCGGGCGGCCCGGCCGTCGGGAACGGGCCACGAGCGGGCGCGCCGGCGCACGGCGCCGCAGGTGAGGGCCGCTCCATCGCCGGAGACGACAAGCCCGGCCGCGACGGCCTGGCCGGCGGCGAAGGGGACAAGGCGATGCCGAAGGCACAGAAGAGGGAGGGCGGTGTCGCCGGGGCCTACGCGCCGGTGGGCACCAGGGCTCCGCTGGCCCCCAAGGCTCCCGCCGGCAGCAAGGCCCCGGTCGCCGGCCCGCTGGGCAAGGACGGCAAGGCGCTCACCCTGCGCTTCGTCCTCCCCTCGGGCCCGGGTTCCGAGCCGCTGCGCACCGTCGGGGACCGGATCCGCCGGATGCTGGACAAGATCGGCATCCGTACGGAGATCACCAAGGTCGCCGAGGACAGCTTCTTCAAGGACCACATCGCCTCCGGCCACTACGACCTCGCCCTCTACTCCTGGCCGGCCTCGGCCTACCCGGCGACCGACGCGCGGCCGATCTACGCCAAGCCCGAGCCGGCCACCGACGGCTCGCTGCTGGTCGAGCAGAACTACACCCGGGTCGGTACGGACCGCATCGACCAGCTCTTCGACCAGGCACTCTCCGAGCTGGACGAAGGAGCGGCCCGCGAGCTGATGAAGCAGGCCGACGCCCGGATCTGGGCCGCCGCCGCGTCCATCCCGCTCTACCAGCGGCCCGAGCTGGTGGCGGCCAAGCGTGAACTCGTCAACGCGGGCGCCTTCGGGTTCTCGACGCCGCGCTACCAGGACATCGGTTTCGTGAAGGCGAAGGCGCCGGCACATGGCGCAGGGACGAACGAAAGGGACTGA
- a CDS encoding ABC transporter substrate-binding protein, whose translation MKPTRARAARAIVVATAAGSLALTGCSNDSGKNSKDQSKSQADAATQSKPVVYGDAAASNGPAAEIPGAKPGGTINVYAQSDMTHMDPGQIYVSDAGQFANLIHRGLTNYQEDEKGNLTVVGDIATDSGKSSNGGKTWTFTLKDGIKDEDGNAITSADVRHTIERMYAKHIFDGPSFVQSWLSGNDYRKALPDGGYGTKHLPDSVLATPDAKTVVFNFSQPRPDLPQALSMAGYAIVPEKADTKEKYDKAPKALGPYKISDYKAGKSLTLVKNTNWDPKTDAVRHQYVDGYNFTTTIDPVNQTKRLIADQGEAKNAIQFSDQVDTDQMQAVITNAKVNARTIKGYQPYVWQLTFNLDRVKDKKVRDAIAYAMPSAAMVQADGGKYGGEVAGGLFAPTLPGFDKSYDPFGKLKKPNGDIEKAKQLLKEAGVKEGTKLTYAYSNTPRGQKQQVIIKDALAKIGFDVQAKEIERAAFYETIGKIKNPFDLYMTGWGQDWPSQSTVVTPVYDGKLISDGASNYSHINDAKVNSLIQEALTLEPEAASKKWEEAHHRIVEEINPAVPVYYSKVVQLFGSNIGGAKYSTESSYIDINDLFLKQP comes from the coding sequence ATGAAGCCCACCCGAGCGCGCGCCGCACGCGCCATAGTCGTCGCCACGGCGGCCGGCTCACTGGCGCTTACCGGCTGCTCCAACGACAGCGGCAAGAACTCCAAGGACCAGTCGAAGTCCCAGGCGGACGCAGCGACTCAGTCCAAGCCGGTTGTCTACGGTGACGCTGCCGCGTCCAACGGTCCGGCGGCCGAGATCCCGGGCGCCAAGCCCGGCGGCACCATCAACGTCTACGCGCAGTCGGACATGACCCACATGGACCCGGGTCAGATCTACGTCAGCGACGCCGGCCAGTTCGCCAACCTGATCCACCGTGGTCTGACGAACTACCAGGAGGACGAGAAGGGCAACCTGACCGTCGTCGGTGACATCGCCACCGACTCCGGCAAGTCGTCCAACGGCGGCAAGACCTGGACCTTCACGCTGAAGGACGGCATCAAGGACGAGGATGGCAACGCCATCACGTCCGCCGACGTGCGCCACACCATCGAGCGCATGTACGCGAAGCACATCTTCGACGGTCCGTCGTTCGTCCAGTCGTGGCTCTCGGGCAACGACTACCGCAAGGCGCTGCCGGACGGCGGGTACGGCACCAAGCACCTGCCGGACAGCGTTCTCGCGACCCCGGACGCCAAGACGGTCGTCTTCAACTTCAGCCAGCCGCGCCCGGACCTGCCGCAGGCCCTCTCCATGGCCGGTTACGCCATCGTTCCGGAGAAGGCGGACACCAAGGAGAAGTACGACAAGGCCCCCAAGGCCCTCGGCCCGTACAAGATCTCCGACTACAAGGCCGGCAAGTCCCTGACCCTGGTGAAGAACACCAACTGGGACCCGAAGACGGACGCGGTTCGCCACCAGTACGTCGACGGCTACAACTTCACCACGACCATCGACCCGGTCAACCAGACCAAGCGTCTGATCGCCGACCAGGGCGAGGCCAAGAACGCCATCCAGTTCTCGGACCAGGTCGACACGGACCAGATGCAGGCCGTCATCACCAACGCGAAGGTGAACGCGCGGACGATCAAGGGCTACCAGCCCTACGTCTGGCAGCTGACCTTCAACCTGGACCGCGTCAAGGACAAGAAGGTCCGTGACGCGATCGCGTACGCCATGCCGAGCGCGGCCATGGTCCAGGCCGACGGTGGCAAGTACGGCGGTGAGGTCGCCGGTGGTCTGTTCGCCCCGACCCTGCCGGGCTTCGACAAGAGCTACGACCCGTTCGGCAAGCTGAAGAAGCCCAACGGTGACATCGAGAAGGCCAAGCAGCTGCTGAAGGAGGCGGGTGTCAAGGAGGGCACGAAGCTCACCTACGCCTACTCCAACACCCCGCGTGGGCAGAAGCAGCAGGTCATCATCAAGGACGCGCTCGCCAAGATCGGCTTCGACGTCCAGGCCAAGGAGATCGAACGGGCCGCGTTCTACGAGACCATCGGCAAGATCAAGAACCCGTTCGACCTGTACATGACCGGTTGGGGCCAGGACTGGCCGTCCCAGTCCACGGTCGTGACCCCGGTCTACGACGGCAAGCTGATCTCCGACGGTGCCTCGAACTACTCCCACATCAACGACGCCAAGGTCAACTCCCTCATCCAGGAGGCGCTGACGCTGGAGCCCGAGGCCGCGTCCAAGAAGTGGGAAGAGGCTCACCACCGGATCGTGGAGGAGATCAACCCGGCCGTCCCGGTCTACTACTCCAAGGTCGTGCAGCTGTTCGGTTCGAACATCGGTGGCGCGAAGTACAGCACCGAGTCGAGCTACATCGACATCAACGACCTGTTCCTGAAGCAGCCGTAA
- the typA gene encoding translational GTPase TypA: MPTRHDIRNVAIVAHVDHGKTTLVDAMLKQAGAFAAHQQLDDRMMDSNDLEREKGITILAKNTAVKYHPKDGGDPITINIIDTPGHADFGGEVERGLSMVDAVVLLVDASEGPLPQTRFVLRKALQARMPVILCINKTDRPDSRIDEVVNETYDLFLDLDADEDQIEFPIVYACARDGVASLTKPQDGTVPADSDSLEPFFSTLLETVPAPEYDESAPLQAHVTNLDADNFLGRIALLRVEQGELRKGQTVAWIKRDGSISNVRITELMMTEALTRKPAEVAGPGDICAVAGIPDIMIGETLADPENPVALPLISVDEPAISMTIGTNTSPLVGRGGTGKGADAKSAVKDRKVTARQVKDRLDRELIGNVSLRVLDTERPDAWEVQGRGELALAILVEQMRREGFELTIGKPQVVTQIVDGKVHEPVERMTIDVPEEHMGAVTQLMGVRKGRMDNMSNHGSGWVRMEFVVPSRGLIGFRTEFLTNTRGTGIAHSIHEGHEPWFGPLVTRNNGSLVADRSGAVTPFAMINLQERGVLFTEPGTEVYEGMIVGENSRSDDMDVNITKEKKLTNMRAASADNTENVVPPRRLSLEQSLEFCRDDECVEVTPEAVRIRKVNLDARERARAASRAKHG, encoded by the coding sequence ATGCCCACGCGCCACGACATCCGTAACGTCGCCATCGTCGCCCACGTCGACCACGGCAAGACCACCCTGGTCGACGCCATGCTGAAGCAGGCCGGAGCCTTCGCCGCCCACCAGCAGCTCGACGACCGCATGATGGACTCGAACGACCTGGAGCGTGAGAAGGGCATCACGATCCTCGCCAAGAACACCGCGGTGAAGTACCACCCGAAGGACGGCGGGGACCCGATCACGATCAACATCATCGACACCCCCGGCCACGCCGACTTCGGCGGCGAGGTCGAGCGCGGTCTGTCCATGGTCGACGCGGTCGTCCTGCTCGTCGACGCCTCCGAGGGCCCGCTCCCGCAGACCCGCTTCGTGCTCCGCAAGGCCCTCCAGGCCCGGATGCCGGTCATCCTCTGCATCAACAAGACGGACCGCCCGGACTCCCGCATCGACGAGGTCGTCAACGAGACGTACGACCTCTTCCTCGACCTGGACGCCGACGAGGACCAGATCGAGTTCCCCATCGTCTACGCCTGTGCCCGTGACGGCGTCGCCTCGCTGACCAAGCCGCAGGACGGCACCGTCCCGGCCGACAGCGACAGCCTGGAGCCCTTCTTCTCCACCCTCCTGGAGACCGTCCCCGCCCCGGAGTACGACGAGAGCGCCCCGCTGCAGGCCCACGTCACCAACCTGGACGCCGACAACTTCCTCGGCCGTATCGCGCTGCTCCGCGTCGAGCAGGGCGAGCTGCGCAAGGGCCAGACCGTCGCCTGGATCAAGCGCGACGGTTCGATCTCGAACGTCCGCATCACCGAGCTGATGATGACCGAGGCGCTCACCCGCAAGCCGGCCGAGGTGGCCGGCCCCGGTGACATCTGCGCGGTCGCCGGTATCCCCGACATCATGATCGGCGAGACGCTGGCCGACCCGGAGAACCCGGTCGCCCTCCCGCTGATCTCGGTCGACGAGCCGGCGATCTCCATGACCATCGGTACGAACACCTCCCCGCTGGTCGGCCGCGGCGGCACCGGAAAGGGCGCGGACGCCAAGTCCGCGGTCAAGGACCGCAAGGTCACCGCCCGCCAGGTCAAGGACCGCCTCGACCGCGAGCTGATCGGTAACGTCTCGCTGCGCGTCCTGGACACCGAGCGCCCGGACGCCTGGGAGGTGCAGGGCCGCGGTGAGCTGGCGCTGGCGATCCTGGTCGAGCAGATGCGCCGTGAGGGCTTCGAGCTGACCATCGGCAAGCCGCAGGTGGTCACCCAGATCGTCGACGGCAAGGTGCACGAGCCGGTCGAGCGCATGACGATCGACGTGCCCGAGGAGCACATGGGCGCGGTCACGCAGCTCATGGGCGTCCGCAAGGGCCGCATGGACAACATGTCGAACCACGGCTCCGGCTGGGTCCGCATGGAGTTCGTCGTTCCGTCCCGTGGCCTCATCGGGTTCCGTACGGAGTTCCTGACGAACACCCGCGGTACCGGTATCGCCCACTCGATCCACGAGGGCCACGAGCCGTGGTTCGGCCCGCTGGTGACGCGCAACAACGGCTCCCTGGTCGCCGACCGCTCGGGTGCGGTCACGCCGTTCGCGATGATCAACCTGCAGGAGCGCGGCGTCCTGTTCACCGAGCCCGGCACCGAGGTGTACGAGGGCATGATCGTCGGCGAGAACTCGCGCTCCGACGACATGGACGTGAACATCACCAAGGAGAAGAAGCTCACCAACATGCGTGCGGCTTCCGCGGACAACACCGAGAACGTGGTGCCGCCGCGGAGGCTCTCGCTGGAGCAGTCGCTGGAGTTCTGCCGCGACGACGAGTGCGTCGAGGTCACGCCCGAGGCGGTTCGTATCCGCAAGGTGAACCTGGACGCCCGCGAGCGCGCCCGCGCCGCGTCCCGCGCCAAGCACGGCTGA